In Cydia amplana chromosome 2, ilCydAmpl1.1, whole genome shotgun sequence, the following proteins share a genomic window:
- the LOC134659226 gene encoding ras-related protein Rap-1b: protein MREYKIVVLGSGGVGKSALTVQFVQGIFVEKYDPTIEDSYRKQVEVDGQQCMLEILDTAGTEQFTAMRDLYMKNGQGFVLVYSITAQSTFNDLQDLREQILRVKDKDDVPMVLVGNKCDLEAERVVGKEQGHNLSRQFQSCAFMETSAKAKINVNDVFYDLVRQINKKSPGPPGKTTKKSVKCTLL, encoded by the coding sequence atgCGCGAATACAAAATAGTAGTGTTAGGTAGCGGAGGCGTGGGAAAGTCCGCCCTCACAGTACAGTTCGTACAAGGCATCTTCGTGGAGAAATACGATCCCACAATCGAGGACAGCTATCGGAAACAAGTGGAGGTCGATGGGCAACAGTGCATGCTCGAAATCCTTGACACGGCGGGAACGGAACAGTTCACGGCGATGCGGGATTTGTACATGAAGAATGGGCAGGGATTCGTGTTAGTATATTCTATCACTGCACAATCGACGTTCAACGACCTGCAGGACCTGCGGGAACAGATCCTACGAGTGAAGGACAAGGACGACGTGCCAATGGTGCTGGTGGGCAACAAGTGTGACCTGGAGGCCGAACGAGTCGTGGGCAAGGAGCAAGGACACAACCTCTCGCGCCAGTTCCAATCGTGCGCCTTCATGGAGACCTCCGCGAAAGCCAAGATCAACGTGAACGACGTGTTCTATGACCTAGTACGACAAATCAACAAGAAATCTCCTGGCCCACCAGGGAAGACCACTAAGAAATCTGTTAAGTGTACTCTCTTGTAA